In Geminocystis sp. NIES-3708, a single window of DNA contains:
- the rpmA gene encoding 50S ribosomal protein L27 produces the protein MAHKKGTGSTRNGRDSNSKRLGVKRYGGETVKAGNILVRQRGTKIYPGNNVGIGKDDTLFALIEGVVKFEHKTASRKKVSVYPVEVIQAA, from the coding sequence ATGGCACATAAGAAAGGTACAGGTAGTACAAGAAACGGAAGAGATTCTAATTCTAAACGTCTAGGAGTTAAACGTTACGGTGGTGAAACAGTTAAAGCTGGTAACATTTTAGTTCGTCAACGTGGCACAAAAATTTATCCAGGTAATAATGTTGGAATTGGCAAAGATGATACACTTTTCGCTTTAATTGAAGGAGTTGTAAAATTTGAGCATAAAACAGCTAGTCGCAAAAAAGTTAGCGTTTATCCTGTAGAAGTAATTCAAGCTGCTTAA
- a CDS encoding class I SAM-dependent methyltransferase: MATFLRPLSYKYQWLYDTIATLAAIPVGGEKKFRQLALKNLDILPDSRILDLCCGAGQTTKFLINYSQQVTGLDISVVSLEKAKKNVHQAEFVEGFAQKMPFSDNSFDFIHTSVALHEMTTKELEEIFKEVYRVLKPKGIFTFIDLHQPQNLLFIPPLTVFMWLFETETAWQLLKTDVAIKLTKAGFKILDTQLYAGGSLQVIQAQKFIED, translated from the coding sequence ATGGCAACATTTTTGCGTCCTTTAAGTTATAAATATCAATGGCTATATGATACTATTGCGACATTAGCGGCGATACCCGTGGGTGGTGAAAAAAAGTTTCGACAATTGGCTTTAAAAAATCTTGATATTCTCCCTGATAGTAGAATACTAGATTTGTGTTGCGGTGCGGGACAAACTACCAAATTTTTAATCAACTATTCTCAGCAAGTAACAGGTTTAGATATATCGGTAGTTTCTTTAGAAAAAGCGAAAAAAAATGTACATCAAGCAGAATTTGTGGAAGGATTTGCTCAAAAAATGCCATTTAGTGACAATTCCTTTGACTTTATTCATACTAGCGTCGCTTTACATGAAATGACGACAAAAGAGTTAGAAGAAATTTTTAAGGAAGTTTATCGAGTCTTAAAACCGAAGGGAATTTTTACTTTCATCGATTTACATCAACCGCAAAATTTATTATTTATTCCACCTCTAACAGTTTTTATGTGGTTATTTGAAACAGAAACGGCATGGCAGTTATTAAAAACGGATGTAGCTATTAAACTGACGAAGGCTGGTTTTAAGATTCTTGACACTCAACTTTATGCTGGTGGGAGTTTACAAGTCATTCAGGCACAAAAATTTATTGAAGATTAA
- the pstC gene encoding phosphate ABC transporter permease subunit PstC: MTQSDSSNTDNLMMGERSPLEKTLDNGFKWLTFAFALSIGLILISIAVIIAVGAFPAIKQFNFSFFTNSNWNPVTDQYGVIAVIYGTMVSSLIALIVAIPLGVGAAIFLSEDFIPEQIRTVLVFLVELLAAIPSVVYGLWGIFVLIPITTVFGTWLHDNFGWFPLFSTTPAGPSMLPAGIVLSIMILPIIIAISRDSLASLPPDLRQASLGLGATRWETIFRVLIPAAISGIMGGIMLALGRAMGETMAATMIIGNSNRLSISILDPANTIASLIANQFAEASGLQISALMYAGLVLMLLTLIVNILAEYIVNQVKAKYE; the protein is encoded by the coding sequence ATGACACAGTCCGATTCTTCTAACACAGATAATCTCATGATGGGGGAGAGATCACCCTTAGAAAAAACCTTAGATAATGGCTTCAAATGGCTAACCTTTGCTTTCGCCCTTAGTATTGGTCTAATTCTAATCAGTATAGCAGTTATTATTGCCGTTGGTGCTTTTCCTGCGATCAAACAATTTAATTTTAGTTTTTTTACTAATAGTAATTGGAATCCTGTCACCGATCAATATGGTGTGATTGCGGTAATTTATGGAACAATGGTAAGTTCATTAATTGCTCTTATCGTTGCCATTCCTTTAGGAGTTGGGGCAGCAATTTTTTTAAGTGAAGACTTTATTCCCGAACAAATTCGCACAGTTTTAGTTTTTTTAGTCGAGTTATTAGCTGCCATTCCTAGTGTGGTTTATGGCTTATGGGGTATTTTTGTTTTAATCCCAATTACTACCGTTTTTGGTACTTGGCTTCATGACAATTTTGGTTGGTTTCCTTTATTTAGCACTACTCCAGCTGGACCTAGTATGTTACCTGCGGGGATTGTGTTATCTATAATGATTTTACCGATTATTATCGCCATTTCCCGTGACTCTTTAGCTTCTTTACCTCCTGATTTACGTCAAGCCTCTTTAGGATTAGGTGCAACCCGTTGGGAAACAATTTTTAGAGTTTTAATTCCTGCGGCAATTTCTGGCATTATGGGGGGCATCATGTTAGCCTTAGGTCGTGCTATGGGTGAAACTATGGCGGCGACGATGATTATTGGTAACTCTAACCGTTTAAGTATTTCTATTTTAGATCCTGCCAACACAATCGCTTCTTTAATTGCGAACCAATTTGCTGAAGCCAGTGGGTTACAAATTTCGGCTTTGATGTATGCAGGTTTAGTGTTAATGTTACTAACTTTAATTGTCAATATTCTTGCTGAATATATCGTTAACCAAGTCAAGGCAAAATACGAATAA
- the radA gene encoding DNA repair protein RadA: protein MAKTRTVYICSSCATESSQWFGKCPSCNVYGTLEEQILNGNGNGNTRAGWQSQSNHHQKPTTPQPRISVKFSDITEQEQPRMLSGYHELDRVLGGGIVPGSLVLIGGDPGIGKSTLLLQTANQLSLRFPRILYVSAEESGQQIKLRASRLGVGVTKENLSESLGNNQIPDSDVFEPNLYILAETDLEEILRELESLRPQVAIIDSIQTLHYATLNSAPGSVSQVRECTSALMQVAKRENITLFIVGHVTKEGAIAGPRVLEHLVDTVLYFEGDRYASHRLLRSVKNRFGATHEIGIFEMVDHGLDEVSNPSELFLSSRDEIAQGTATIVSCEGTRSLVVELQALVSPTSYTSPRRATTGVDYNRLQQILAVLEKRVGIPLSKLDTYVASVGGLAVEEPAADLGMAISIVASFRDRTVDPRTVLIGEIGLGGQVRLVSQMELRLKEAAKLGFKRAIVPKGQTYPTDIGLEIITVAKVIDAIVVAMPGNPMNEENNDDESENDEN from the coding sequence ATGGCAAAAACCAGAACTGTTTATATCTGTAGCTCTTGCGCCACAGAATCTTCCCAGTGGTTTGGTAAATGTCCTAGTTGTAATGTTTATGGCACTTTAGAAGAGCAGATTCTTAATGGTAACGGTAATGGTAATACCCGTGCTGGTTGGCAATCTCAAAGTAATCATCATCAAAAACCTACCACTCCACAACCAAGAATATCCGTCAAATTTTCTGACATAACCGAACAAGAACAACCTCGAATGTTATCGGGTTATCATGAATTAGACAGGGTTTTAGGTGGTGGTATCGTACCTGGTTCTTTGGTACTAATAGGTGGTGATCCCGGTATCGGGAAATCTACTTTACTGCTACAAACCGCAAATCAATTATCCCTCCGTTTTCCTCGTATTCTTTATGTTTCAGCGGAAGAATCAGGACAACAAATCAAGTTAAGAGCTTCTCGTTTGGGGGTAGGGGTAACAAAAGAGAATCTTAGTGAATCTTTAGGCAATAATCAGATTCCAGACTCTGATGTGTTTGAACCGAATCTTTATATTTTGGCGGAGACAGATTTAGAGGAAATTTTGCGAGAATTAGAATCTTTAAGACCTCAAGTCGCTATTATTGATAGTATTCAAACCCTTCATTATGCTACTCTTAATTCTGCCCCCGGATCAGTGTCTCAGGTGAGAGAATGTACTTCAGCATTGATGCAAGTAGCAAAACGAGAAAACATAACTCTTTTTATTGTTGGTCATGTTACCAAAGAAGGAGCGATCGCAGGTCCTAGAGTTTTAGAGCATTTAGTTGATACGGTGTTATATTTTGAAGGCGATCGCTATGCTTCCCATCGTTTGTTAAGATCTGTTAAAAATCGTTTTGGTGCTACTCATGAAATTGGTATTTTTGAAATGGTAGATCATGGTTTGGATGAAGTTTCTAATCCTTCAGAGCTATTTTTAAGCAGTCGAGATGAAATAGCCCAAGGTACTGCTACCATCGTATCTTGTGAGGGAACGAGATCCCTTGTGGTTGAATTACAAGCATTAGTCAGCCCCACCAGTTACACTTCACCTCGTCGTGCTACCACAGGAGTTGATTATAATAGGTTACAACAAATTTTGGCAGTATTAGAAAAAAGAGTTGGGATTCCCCTTTCCAAGTTAGATACTTATGTAGCTTCGGTTGGAGGCTTGGCTGTGGAAGAACCAGCAGCGGATTTAGGTATGGCGATCTCCATTGTAGCTAGTTTTCGAGATCGTACAGTTGATCCTCGTACTGTATTAATCGGAGAAATAGGGTTAGGAGGACAAGTGCGTTTAGTGTCGCAAATGGAATTAAGATTAAAAGAAGCGGCAAAATTAGGCTTTAAACGGGCGATCGTGCCTAAAGGACAAACATATCCTACAGATATAGGTTTAGAAATTATCACTGTAGCAAAAGTCATTGATGCTATTGTCGTAGCTATGCCTGGCAATCCCATGAATGAGGAGAATAATGACGATGAAAGTGAGAATGATGAGAATTAA
- the pstB gene encoding phosphate ABC transporter ATP-binding protein PstB, giving the protein MEESLMNEEEFLRTSVMELMDVDIFYGSYKAVKEVNINIPQNKITAFIGPSGCGKSTILRCLNRLNDLISSFKLKGKVTYHGQDLYAKDIDPVEVRKRIGMVFQRPNPFPKTIYDNVAYGARVNGYKEDLDELVETSLRRAALWDEVKDKLGESGFSLSGGQQQRLCIARTIAAQPEVVLMDEPCSALDPISTIKIEELMQELKENYTIVIVTHNMQQATRVADMTAFFNAEAVGNKGNKVGYLVEFDKTEKIFSNPEEQSTKDYVSGRFG; this is encoded by the coding sequence ATGGAAGAATCATTAATGAATGAAGAGGAATTTTTAAGGACATCAGTGATGGAATTAATGGATGTAGATATATTTTATGGCAGTTATAAAGCTGTCAAAGAAGTAAATATTAACATTCCCCAAAATAAAATCACTGCTTTTATTGGTCCGTCTGGATGTGGTAAAAGTACTATTTTGCGATGTTTAAACCGTCTCAATGATTTAATTAGTTCCTTTAAATTGAAGGGAAAAGTAACCTATCATGGACAAGATCTCTACGCAAAAGATATTGATCCTGTAGAGGTAAGAAAACGTATCGGGATGGTGTTTCAAAGACCGAATCCTTTTCCGAAAACTATTTATGATAATGTTGCTTATGGTGCAAGAGTTAATGGTTATAAGGAAGATTTAGACGAATTAGTAGAAACTTCTCTTCGTCGTGCAGCTTTATGGGATGAGGTGAAAGATAAGTTAGGAGAAAGCGGTTTTTCTCTATCCGGTGGACAACAACAAAGATTATGTATTGCAAGAACGATCGCCGCACAACCTGAAGTAGTATTAATGGATGAACCTTGTTCTGCTCTTGATCCCATTTCTACCATCAAAATAGAAGAATTAATGCAAGAGTTAAAAGAAAATTATACTATTGTCATTGTTACCCATAATATGCAACAAGCCACGAGGGTAGCTGATATGACGGCTTTTTTTAATGCTGAAGCAGTGGGAAATAAAGGTAATAAAGTTGGTTATTTAGTAGAATTTGATAAAACTGAAAAAATTTTTAGTAACCCTGAAGAGCAATCTACCAAAGATTATGTTAGTGGTAGATTTGGGTAA
- a CDS encoding EAL domain-containing protein, whose translation MESIFNNVSNINHDFLRQFHEYISLSGNLDFQNIDLNSIHTPIALIKTNTHHLIYANQCFKEKFNIDDNQLIIQSKLQDYIKPYTIEQVFSLLKENSYLLIPKIFPSQDLNNYQNPPLGNYFELYSLSINLVTWQSEKVIVAIFYQLLHNSIVDLSLQLSQFSSLINNLPAVIYQCRNDHNWTMEYISDNCWDLIGYSASEFRTHHITYNSLIYDQDKHLVWEKIQEAIASRSLFEIEYRVVHHSGEIKWVWEQGKGIYSPMDELLYLEGLIVDINDKCKKEQEKSLLLNITQAITSAVDFETALLYTLQKVCQLTHWDFGEAWLSDNQGEFFSFSTAWFPPEKNYQQGDNLSLTEFKQQSQDFHFSQTIGLTGKIWAKKKTIWLEEISKSKWFLRAKLASECGLKTGFGVPIMAGEEVVAILIFFSRNNLPTDNDLLALIETVAYQLGTVFKHKQIEMRLYQSQRELSTIIDSTSGVFFRISYDDNWGKDYISQGCLNLTGYSPSELFFEDKIDLAKITYSLDLQKVLSVINNSINKRINYSVEYRIFTKDNQEKWVWEKGRGIFDRQGKLLGIEGLITDISDRKEMEEALSQAESKYRNFFENAIEGIFQTTAEGYYLSANKALAKIYGYDTPLQLIENLNDIEKSLYLQPKRRQEFIQLLEKNEAITNFESQVYKRDGSIIWISENARAVRNTQGNLLYYEGTVEDITKYKEAQEKLHYQAFYDSLTQLPNRTNFLQKLSNSIANLIENSDSNYQFSVLFLDCDRFKAVNDSLGHGIGDLLLIAIGERLQNCVAEKDFVARLGGDEFTILCDEVTEIKEIIKLAEKINTAFQPPFIINQYQLFCGVSIGIFFSSSINNEQYNFLNPAQILQYADTALYKAKSQKRGYYQVFQGEMCNEALAELELENEIRQGLIEEEFLLYYQPIVDIYSGEIKGFESLIRWNHPQKGLITPNHFLNLAEETGLIIPIGFSVLKQACHQLKQWQEKIIKDSSNFKKLPVLSINLSCQEFNTENFLTQLDSILEETGINPEYIKLEITESCSIFQEDFNIDILHQIVARKIQLWVDDFGTGYSSLSYLHKLPINGLKLDRFFIIDIEKDLAKAKIVKAILSLAQDLNLEVIAEGIESKTQLKILEEIGCKLGQGYLFSRPLSAENAYNFFHYPRCNYNQE comes from the coding sequence ATGGAATCTATTTTTAACAATGTTTCAAACATAAACCATGATTTTCTTCGTCAATTTCATGAATATATTAGTTTATCAGGTAATCTTGATTTTCAGAATATTGATTTAAATTCTATCCATACTCCCATTGCTTTAATAAAAACTAACACCCATCATTTAATTTATGCTAATCAATGTTTTAAAGAAAAATTCAATATAGATGATAATCAACTGATTATACAAAGTAAATTACAAGATTATATTAAACCTTATACTATTGAACAAGTATTTAGTTTACTCAAAGAAAATTCTTATTTATTAATACCAAAAATTTTTCCTTCTCAAGACTTGAATAATTATCAAAATCCGCCTTTAGGAAATTACTTTGAGTTATATAGTTTATCTATCAATCTTGTGACTTGGCAATCAGAAAAAGTTATTGTTGCTATTTTCTATCAATTACTACATAATTCTATTGTGGATTTAAGTCTTCAGTTATCACAATTTTCCTCTTTAATTAATAATTTACCGGCAGTAATTTATCAATGTCGAAATGATCATAATTGGACAATGGAATATATTAGTGATAATTGTTGGGATTTAATAGGTTATAGTGCTTCTGAATTTCGCACCCATCATATTACCTATAACAGTCTAATATATGATCAAGATAAACATTTAGTATGGGAAAAAATTCAAGAAGCGATCGCATCTCGTAGTCTTTTTGAGATAGAATATAGAGTAGTGCATCATTCAGGAGAAATTAAATGGGTATGGGAGCAAGGAAAAGGTATTTATAGTCCTATGGATGAACTACTATATTTAGAAGGATTAATAGTTGATATTAATGATAAATGTAAAAAAGAACAAGAAAAATCATTACTATTGAATATTACCCAAGCCATAACTTCAGCAGTAGATTTTGAAACGGCACTACTATATACTCTCCAAAAAGTATGTCAACTCACTCATTGGGATTTTGGAGAAGCATGGTTGTCAGATAACCAAGGGGAATTTTTTAGTTTTTCTACCGCATGGTTTCCCCCCGAAAAGAATTATCAGCAAGGTGATAACTTATCTTTAACAGAATTTAAACAACAAAGTCAAGATTTTCATTTTTCACAAACTATTGGTTTAACAGGTAAAATTTGGGCGAAGAAAAAGACTATCTGGTTAGAGGAAATTTCTAAATCAAAATGGTTTTTAAGAGCAAAATTAGCTTCAGAATGCGGCTTAAAAACAGGTTTTGGAGTACCTATTATGGCAGGAGAAGAAGTAGTTGCGATACTTATTTTTTTTTCCCGTAATAATTTACCCACAGACAACGATTTATTAGCACTTATCGAAACCGTTGCTTATCAATTAGGCACGGTTTTTAAGCATAAACAAATAGAAATGAGATTGTATCAAAGTCAGCGAGAATTATCGACAATTATAGATTCTACTTCTGGGGTATTTTTTCGCATTAGTTATGATGATAATTGGGGAAAAGATTATATTAGTCAGGGATGTTTAAATTTAACAGGTTATTCTCCTTCCGAATTATTTTTCGAGGATAAAATTGATTTAGCTAAAATTACTTATTCCCTCGATTTACAAAAAGTTTTGTCTGTTATTAATAATAGTATCAATAAAAGAATTAATTACTCAGTAGAATATCGTATTTTTACTAAAGATAATCAAGAAAAATGGGTATGGGAAAAAGGTAGAGGAATCTTTGATAGACAGGGAAAATTATTAGGAATAGAAGGCTTAATTACTGATATAAGTGATAGAAAAGAGATGGAAGAAGCCTTATCTCAAGCAGAAAGTAAATATCGTAATTTTTTTGAAAACGCTATTGAAGGAATTTTTCAAACTACTGCGGAAGGTTATTATTTAAGCGCGAATAAAGCTTTGGCTAAAATATATGGTTATGATACCCCTTTACAATTAATTGAAAATCTTAACGATATTGAAAAATCATTATATTTACAACCAAAAAGACGTCAAGAATTTATCCAATTGTTGGAGAAGAATGAAGCGATTACTAATTTTGAGTCTCAAGTTTATAAACGAGATGGTAGCATTATTTGGATTTCAGAAAATGCACGGGCTGTCAGAAATACTCAAGGGAATTTACTCTATTATGAAGGCACAGTGGAAGATATTACTAAATATAAAGAAGCTCAAGAAAAATTGCATTATCAAGCCTTTTATGATAGTTTAACTCAATTGCCTAATCGAACCAATTTCTTACAAAAACTAAGTAATAGTATTGCTAATTTAATAGAAAACTCTGATTCTAATTATCAGTTTAGTGTTTTATTTTTGGATTGTGATCGTTTTAAAGCTGTTAATGACAGTTTAGGGCACGGTATCGGAGATTTACTATTAATTGCCATTGGAGAAAGATTACAAAATTGTGTCGCAGAAAAAGATTTTGTTGCTAGATTAGGCGGTGACGAATTTACTATTTTATGTGATGAAGTCACGGAGATTAAGGAAATAATTAAATTAGCTGAAAAAATTAATACCGCCTTTCAGCCTCCATTTATTATTAATCAATATCAATTGTTTTGTGGTGTTAGTATTGGCATTTTTTTCAGTAGCAGTATTAATAATGAACAATATAACTTTTTAAATCCAGCACAAATTCTACAATATGCTGACACTGCACTTTATAAAGCAAAATCTCAAAAAAGAGGATATTATCAAGTATTTCAAGGCGAAATGTGCAACGAAGCCTTAGCAGAATTAGAATTAGAAAACGAAATTAGACAAGGTTTAATCGAAGAGGAATTTTTACTTTACTATCAACCAATAGTAGATATTTATAGTGGTGAAATTAAGGGATTTGAAAGTTTAATTCGTTGGAATCATCCCCAAAAAGGATTAATTACCCCTAATCATTTTCTTAATTTAGCCGAAGAAACTGGATTAATTATACCCATCGGTTTCAGTGTTTTGAAACAAGCCTGTCATCAACTAAAACAATGGCAAGAAAAAATAATTAAAGATTCATCTAATTTCAAAAAATTACCTGTATTAAGTATTAATTTATCATGCCAAGAATTTAATACTGAAAATTTTTTAACTCAACTAGATAGTATTCTTGAAGAAACGGGAATTAATCCAGAGTATATTAAATTAGAAATTACAGAAAGTTGTTCTATTTTTCAAGAAGATTTTAATATTGATATTCTACATCAAATTGTTGCTCGTAAAATACAGTTATGGGTAGATGATTTTGGCACAGGATATTCTAGTTTAAGTTATTTACATAAATTACCAATTAATGGTTTAAAACTAGATCGTTTTTTTATTATTGATATTGAAAAAGATTTAGCTAAAGCCAAAATTGTTAAAGCAATTTTATCTTTGGCACAGGATTTGAATTTAGAAGTAATCGCCGAAGGAATTGAAAGCAAGACACAACTAAAAATATTAGAAGAAATAGGATGCAAATTGGGACAAGGTTATTTATTCTCTCGTCCTTTATCTGCTGAAAATGCTTATAATTTTTTTCATTATCCTAGGTGTAATTACAATCAAGAATAA
- the pstA gene encoding phosphate ABC transporter permease PstA, producing MITTTIGSLKKKSSSPRVILGTIMTALSGLCMILTLIPLIAVLFFVFVQGFSRLNIDLFTQLPPPPGLDEGGLANAIIGTLVVVGIAVILAVPIGVLTAVYLSEFSHGNKFATSIRFATNVLSGVPSIIAGIFAFGLLVSSGIVGFSAIAGGVALAVLMLPTIIRTTDEALKIVPQEIRWAALGVGAYNYQTVVQIVLPAALPGIVTGVTLAIARAAGETAPLIFTALFSNFWPNVSPQGLVEPIATLSVLVYNFAILPFKPQQELAWAGSLILVFLVLATSIIARLATRRKVY from the coding sequence ATGATTACTACTACAATAGGCAGTTTAAAAAAGAAATCTTCTAGTCCGAGGGTTATACTAGGAACAATAATGACGGCATTGAGTGGGTTGTGTATGATTCTTACCTTAATCCCATTAATAGCAGTACTTTTCTTCGTATTTGTACAGGGCTTTAGTCGTCTCAATATTGATTTATTTACTCAATTACCACCTCCACCAGGTTTGGATGAAGGAGGTTTAGCCAATGCGATTATTGGAACTCTTGTTGTGGTTGGTATCGCTGTAATTTTGGCAGTACCTATTGGAGTATTGACAGCGGTTTATCTCTCAGAATTTAGTCACGGTAATAAGTTTGCTACCAGTATTCGATTTGCTACTAATGTACTTAGCGGTGTTCCTTCCATTATTGCGGGGATTTTTGCTTTCGGTTTATTAGTATCAAGCGGTATTGTCGGTTTTTCAGCTATTGCTGGGGGTGTTGCTTTAGCAGTATTGATGTTACCGACTATTATTCGTACAACAGATGAAGCTTTAAAAATTGTCCCTCAAGAAATTCGTTGGGCGGCTTTAGGAGTTGGTGCTTATAACTATCAAACTGTCGTTCAAATTGTTCTTCCTGCGGCTTTGCCCGGTATTGTTACTGGTGTGACTTTAGCCATTGCAAGGGCGGCGGGAGAAACTGCTCCTTTAATTTTTACAGCACTATTTTCTAACTTTTGGCCCAATGTATCACCTCAAGGATTAGTAGAGCCGATCGCCACTTTATCTGTATTAGTTTATAATTTTGCGATTTTACCTTTTAAACCACAACAAGAATTAGCGTGGGCTGGATCATTGATTTTGGTATTCTTAGTATTAGCTACCAGTATTATTGCTCGTTTAGCTACCCGTAGAAAAGTGTATTAA
- the menD gene encoding 2-succinyl-5-enolpyruvyl-6-hydroxy-3-cyclohexene-1-carboxylic-acid synthase, which yields MTLNFSNINTLWSSIIVETLAKLGLKDAVISPGSRSTPLTLAFAQNNLINSIPILDERSASFFALGLSKKNKIPTVLVCTSGTAGANFYPAIIEAKYSNIPLIILTADRPPELRNCHAGQTINQVNLYGNYPNWYTELSLPSIDLERLFYLRQNIVYSWEKSYFPCGGIVHINIPFREPLAPICELEISKEKKTFIYQQLFANFTPINHSFEKYNLDLREYLKLWQTFSKGIIIAGVDSPDNPQLYSEVIAFLSQSLNFPVLGEALSPVRNFSHINNNLIINYDVILRNPENANNLIPKIVILFGEYPTSKQLRSWLTEHKIKTYIITIFHDNLDALHSNSIHLRINPENLIQYLKNIEKKISSTYLSQWLSIDDKITINLNQIIAKKEEIFEAKVPWILSQYLPEKTPIFIANSMSVRYAEFFWQKNNHQIQTYFSRGTNGIDGTLSTALGIAYQNKPTILLTGDLALLHDTNGFLINQYFEGSLTIILINNNGGGIFEMLPIADYQTLFEKYFATPQFIDFANLTQTYNVNYKQINNWQQLQYLLTNLPKKGINLWEIKTNRKTDTIWLKENLFNLLT from the coding sequence ATGACCTTAAATTTTAGTAATATTAATACTCTTTGGAGTTCGATTATTGTTGAAACTTTAGCTAAATTAGGTTTAAAAGATGCCGTAATAAGCCCAGGTTCAAGATCAACTCCCTTAACCCTTGCGTTTGCTCAAAATAATCTGATTAATTCTATACCCATTTTAGATGAAAGATCGGCTTCTTTTTTTGCTTTAGGGTTATCTAAAAAAAATAAAATTCCTACAGTTTTAGTGTGTACTTCTGGCACGGCTGGTGCTAATTTTTACCCTGCCATTATTGAAGCAAAATATAGTAATATCCCTTTAATTATTTTAACAGCAGATCGTCCTCCTGAATTAAGAAATTGTCATGCAGGACAAACTATTAATCAAGTTAATTTATATGGCAATTATCCTAATTGGTACACAGAATTATCATTACCATCTATAGATTTAGAAAGATTATTTTATCTACGTCAAAATATTGTTTATAGTTGGGAAAAATCTTATTTTCCTTGTGGAGGAATTGTTCATATTAATATACCATTTCGAGAACCTCTAGCCCCCATTTGTGAGTTAGAAATTAGTAAAGAAAAAAAAACTTTTATCTATCAACAATTATTTGCTAATTTTACTCCTATTAATCATAGTTTTGAAAAATATAATCTGGATTTAAGGGAATATTTAAAATTATGGCAAACTTTCTCTAAAGGCATCATTATCGCTGGGGTAGATTCCCCTGATAATCCTCAATTATACTCAGAAGTAATCGCTTTTTTATCTCAATCATTAAATTTTCCTGTTTTGGGTGAGGCTTTATCTCCCGTGAGAAATTTTAGTCACATAAATAATAATTTAATTATTAACTATGATGTGATTTTAAGAAACCCTGAAAATGCAAATAATTTAATACCAAAAATTGTAATTTTGTTCGGTGAATATCCCACCAGTAAACAGTTAAGAAGTTGGTTAACAGAGCATAAAATTAAAACATATATTATTACTATCTTTCACGATAATTTAGATGCTTTGCATAGCAACTCAATTCATCTTAGAATTAATCCAGAAAACTTGATTCAATATTTAAAAAATATTGAGAAAAAAATTTCGTCAACTTATCTTTCTCAATGGTTATCAATTGATGATAAAATAACAATCAATCTTAATCAAATAATAGCTAAAAAAGAAGAAATCTTTGAAGCTAAAGTTCCTTGGATTTTATCTCAATATCTTCCTGAAAAAACACCGATTTTTATCGCTAATAGCATGTCAGTCAGATATGCAGAATTTTTCTGGCAAAAAAATAACCATCAAATACAAACTTATTTTAGTAGAGGTACAAATGGAATTGATGGCACTTTATCTACTGCTTTAGGTATTGCTTATCAAAATAAACCTACTATTTTATTAACAGGAGATTTAGCTCTTTTACATGACACCAATGGTTTTTTAATAAATCAATATTTTGAAGGAAGTTTAACGATTATTTTAATTAATAATAACGGTGGCGGAATTTTTGAAATGTTACCGATAGCTGATTATCAAACTTTATTTGAAAAATATTTCGCAACTCCTCAATTTATTGATTTTGCTAATTTAACTCAAACATATAATGTAAATTATAAACAGATAAATAATTGGCAACAATTGCAATATTTATTAACTAATTTACCAAAAAAGGGTATCAATCTTTGGGAGATAAAAACGAATCGAAAAACTGATACTATTTGGTTAAAAGAAAATTTATTTAATTTGTTAACTTGA
- the rplU gene encoding 50S ribosomal protein L21: MTYAVIEICGKQLKVEPGRFYDLDRIDVELDGELVIDKVLLIHHDDQIHIGQPYVEGGSVGSTIIGHRRGKKVIVYKMQPKKKTRKKRGHRQELSRLLIKSISLGDNVLAEKEIEIKEAEVAVEA, from the coding sequence ATGACTTATGCAGTAATTGAAATCTGCGGTAAACAGCTTAAAGTTGAGCCGGGTAGATTTTATGATTTAGATAGAATTGATGTAGAGTTAGACGGTGAATTAGTTATTGATAAAGTATTATTAATTCATCATGATGATCAAATTCATATTGGACAACCTTACGTTGAAGGTGGTAGTGTAGGCAGTACAATTATTGGTCATCGTCGGGGAAAAAAGGTTATCGTTTATAAAATGCAACCTAAAAAGAAAACCCGTAAAAAAAGAGGGCATAGACAGGAATTAAGCCGTTTATTGATTAAATCTATCAGTTTGGGCGATAATGTCTTAGCAGAAAAAGAAATAGAAATTAAAGAAGCTGAAGTTGCCGTTGAGGCTTAA